The Tripterygium wilfordii isolate XIE 37 chromosome 4, ASM1340144v1, whole genome shotgun sequence genome has a window encoding:
- the LOC119997143 gene encoding G-type lectin S-receptor-like serine/threonine-protein kinase At1g34300 translates to MTLRSPLIVLSVAIYVIAAAEANIPPGSTLYASNPNQTWSSPTDTFSVGFKQLTPTSYIAAVSYSGGIPIWTAGGPSITVDSGSALQFLSDGNLRLVNGSGSTIWESNTTGLGVSNASIDDSGNLVLLRNGNVTVWSSFLNPTDTIVPSQNFTVNGILRSGQYSFRLLSSGNLTLRWNENILYWNQGLNSSVNSNLSSPSLGLQPIGILSIFDRTLTSAYTFAFSNDYAEGSDVLRFLRLDSDGNLRIYSSARGSGVTTSRWSAVADQCQVFGYCGNMGICSYNDSYPICGCPSENFDPVDPNDSRKGCNLKVAIKDCPGGAIMLDLEHTKFLTYTPETTTQTFFMGISSCRSNCLGTDPCVASTSLSDGSGMCYSKTTNYVSGYQNPALPSTSYVKVCGPVEPNPPPSLETARDNNGTKLRVWVIAVVVVGTLFGLIALEGGLWWWCCRNSPNFGGLSAQYALLEYASGAPVQFSYKELQRATKGFKEKLGAGGFGAVYRGVLANKTVVAVKQLEGIEQGEKQFRMEVATISSTHHLNLVRLIGFCSEGRHRLLVYEFMKNGSLDSFLFMTEEESGKSLHWEQRFNIALGTARGITYLHEECRDCIVHCDIKPENILLDENYNAKVSDFGLAKLISPKDHRHRTLTSVRGTRGYLAPEWLANLPITSKSDIYSYGMVLLEVVSGKRNFEVSAETNRKKFSLWAYEEFEKGNVKSILDKRLADQEVDMEQVMRAIQVSFWCIQEQPSQRPMMGKVVQMLEGITEIETPPAPKSITEGSISGNSINLSTSVSAFSTFAASVPPPSSSSSVQTAGVSPLPSSRNMERASSSLLRSEP, encoded by the coding sequence atGACACTCAGGTCCCCCCTCATCGTCCTCTCCGTCGCCATTTATGTGATAGCAGCAGCAGAAGCAAACATACCACCAGGCTCCACCCTCTACGCCTCTAATCCAAACCAGACTTGGTCCTCTCCCACCGACACCTTCTCGGTCGGCTTCAAACAGCTCACTCCCACCTCCTACATCGCCGCCGTCTCCTACTCCGGTGGGATACCCATCTGGACTGCCGGTGGGCCCTCCATCACCGTTGACTCCGGTTCTGCTCTCCAATTCCTTTCCGATGGTAATCTCCGCCTCGTCAACGGCTCTGGCTCCACTATTTGGGAATCAAATACTACCGGACTTGGCGTTTCCAACGCCTCAATTGATGATTCCGGTAATCTCGTCCTCCTACGTAACGGAAACGTCACGGTTTGGTCCTCCTTCCTCAATCCCACTGACACTATCGTGCCCTCCCAGAACTTCACCGTGAACGGGATCCTGCGATCTGGCCAGTACTCCTTTCGCCTACTCAGCTCCGGCAACCTCACGCTTCGATGGAATGAAAATATTCTGTACTGGAATCAGGGGCTGAATTCTTCAGTCAACTCGAATTTGTCTTCTCCGAGTTTGGGATTGCAACCAATAGGTATTCTTTCAATCTTCGATCGAACGTTAACCAGTGCGTATACTTTTGCTTTCAGTAATGATTATGCAGAAGGTAGTGACGTATTGAGGTTCTTGAGATTAGATAGTGATGGGAATTTAAGGATTTATAGCTCTGCTAGAGGTAGTGGCGTTACAACATCGAGATGGTCAGCTGTTGCTGATCAGTGTCAAGTGTTTGGGTACTGTGGAAACATGGGTATATGTAGTTACAATGATTCGTACCCGATTTGTGGTTGCCCGAGTGAGAATTTTGATCCTGTCGATCCTAATGATAGTAGAAAAGGTTGCAACTTGAAGGTGGCAATTAAGGATTGTCCTGGAGGAGCTATAATGTTGGATTTGGAGCACACTAAGTTCTTGACCTACACACCGGAGACTACTACGCAAACCTTCTTTATGGGGATTTCATCTTGCAGGTCTAATTGCTTGGGGACTGACCCATGTGTTGCTTCAACTTCGTTGTCTGATGGAAGTGGAATGTGTTACTCAAAAACCACAAATTATGTTAGTGGGTACCAGAATCCTGCACTTCCTAGTACTTCTTATGTTAAGGTTTGTGGACCTGTGGAACCGAACCCTCCGCCTAGCTTGGAGACAGCAAGGGATAACAACGGTACCAAGTTGCGTGTCTGGGTTATTGCTGTTGTGGTTGTGGGTACACTTTTTGGTTTGATTGCCTTGGAGGGtgggttgtggtggtggtgttgtagAAATAGTCCGAATTTCGGTGGATTATCAGCGCAATATGCACTTCTTGAGTATGCATCTGGGGCGCCTGTGCAGTTCTCGTATAAGGAGCTGCAGCGAGCCACTAAGGGGTTCAAGGAGAAGCTTGGGGCTGGTGGGTTTGGAGCAGTTTATAGAGGGGTTCTTGCAAATAAAACAGTAGTTGCAGTGAAGCAACTTGAAGGGATTGAGCAAGGTGAGAAACAGTTCAGAATGGAGGTTGCAACCATAAGTAGCACCCACCATTTGAATTTGGTGAGATTGATTGGTTTTTGCTCCGAGGGTCGACACAGGCTTTTAGTTTATGAGTTCATGAAAAATGGGTCACTTGATAGTTTCTTGTTCATGACAGAAGAGGAGTCTGGAAAATCATTACATTGGGAGCAGAGGTTTAACATTGCCCTTGGCACAGCCAGGGGAATCACTTATCTTCATGAGGAATGCCGAGACTGCATTGTTCACTGTGATATCAAGCCTGAAAACATTCTCTTGGATGAGAATTACAATGCTAAAGTATCGGATTTTGGTCTTGCTAAGCTCATAAGTCCGAAAGATCATAGGCATCGGACCTTGACGAGTGTTAGAGGGACTAGAGGGTATTTGGCACCAGAATGGCTTGCCAATCTCCCAATAACTTCAAAATCCGACATTTATAGTTACGGTATGGTCTTACTGGAAGTAGTGAGTGGGAAAAGAAATTTCGAAGTGTCAGCAGAAACAAACCGGAAAAAGTTTTCTTTGTGGGCTTATGAGGAGTTTGAGAAAGGAAATGTGAAAAGTATCCTTGACAAAAGGCTTGCAGATCAAGAAGTAGATATGGAGCAAGTGATGAGGGCCATTCAAGTGAGCTTCTGGTGCATCCAGGAGCAGCCATCTCAGAGGCCAATGATGGGAAAGGTGGTCCAAATGCTTGAGGGAATTACTGAGATTGAGACACCACCAGCGCCAAAATCGATTACTGAAGGGTCTATTAGTGGAAACAGCATCAATCTGAGCACCAGTGTCAGTGCCTTCTCCACTTTTGCAGCTTCAGTTCCACCTccctcttcttcatcatccGTGCAAACTGCTGGAGTTTCCCCTCTACCTTCAAGTAGGAATATGGAGAGGGCATCTTCATCACTACTAAGATCGGAACCTTGA
- the LOC119996926 gene encoding F-box/kelch-repeat protein At3g06240-like: MTLGRRLSLGIQPRTRELKHPPLSPMERLPGADSDYYDDCGFGFDRNTNDYKVLKFVTNHFPDEEEFVERIELYSLNSDSWREIPSVYGCLTHNDSFDTHNNGIYYWWVDDLDSHAIMSFDFAIETFEKFSLLDYERGNREIYCLVMMEHGVMESWVKQVNIGPILSVKMPLGWILQEWQNVFGSL; this comes from the exons ATGACGCTGGGGAGACGATTGTCCCTTGGAATCCAGCCACGTACCAGAGAATTGAAGCATCCCCCTTTGTCCCCCATGGAGCGCCTACCCGGTGCAGATTCTGACTATTATGACGATTGTGGATTTGGTTTTGATCGAAATACCAACGATTATAAGGTACTTAAATTTGTCACTAATCATTTCCCTGACGAGGAGGAGTTCGTGGAACGAATTGAGCTGTATTCTCTAAACAGCGATTCTTGGAGAGAAATCCCGAGTGTTTATGGTTGTCTTACTCATAATGATTCTTTTGATACACATAACAATGGAATTTATTATTGGTGGGTCGATGACTTAGATTCTCATGCGATCATGTCTTTTGACTTTGCAATTGAAACCTTTGAGAAGTTTTCACTACTTGATTATGAG AGAGGCAACAGAGAAATATATTGTTTGGTAATGATGGAACACGGAGTCATGGAGTCTTGGGTTAAACAAGTGAATATTGGACCCATTTTAAGTGTCAAGATGCCCCTAGGATGGATTTTACAAGAATGGCAGAATGTTTTTGGAAGTCTCTAA
- the LOC119995943 gene encoding G-type lectin S-receptor-like serine/threonine-protein kinase At1g34300, with product MMTINFLLIFFFSISAMPIIQPQAANISPGSSLYASNPTLNWSSPSNTFSVGFSQLGPTSYVAAISYSGGLPIWTAGTVDLGGALRFISNGNLRLVNGSGATVWESSTGGLGVSYASIDDSGNLVLVRNDSVPVWSSFQYPTDTIVPSQNFTVNHTLKSGQYSFRLLSSGNLSLRWNNTVLYWNQGLNSSVRSNLTSPTLELQPNGILSLFDLTSTNKYNFAFSSDYGEGSSSMLRFLKLDNDGNLRIYSSASGSGIKTVRWSAVVDQCRVFGFCGNMGVCSYNSSSPICGCPSENFEPIDPKDSKKGCKRKVGIEDCSGSATMLNLEHAEFLTFPPDRPSQVFTLGISACSSNCLGSASCDASTSLSDGSGVCYMKTPGFVSGYKSAALPSTSYVKVCSPAQPYPALNVEAVGERKCWRRPFGILSVVMLLVLIALAGGLFWRCWRNRTDIGGLSAQYELLEYASGAPVRFSYKELKQSTKGFNEKLGAGGFGAVYKGVLANRSVVAVKQLEGIEQGERQFRIEVATISSTHHLNLVRLIGFCVEGRYRLLVYEFMKNGSLDSFLFTTEEQSGKLLNWEYRFKVALGTARGITYLHEECRDCIVHCDIKPENILLDENYNAKVSDFGLAKLLNPKDHRHGLTSVRGTRGYLAPEWLANLPITSKSDVYSYGMVLLEIVSGRRNFEVSTETNGKKFSVWAYENFEKGNVLSIIDRRLADQDMDMQQVMRVVQVSFWCIQEQPSQRPMMGKVVQMLEGITEVETPPAPSLFSQGFMTGNSVGASSDFSTPSMTITSFPPMSSHSALENAGGLHNAPETNLERASSSLLRSDP from the coding sequence ATGATGACCATTAATTTCCTcctaatcttcttcttctccatatCCGCCATGCCCATTATTCAACCACAAGCAGCCAACATCTCACCTGGGTCTTCCCTTTACGCCTCTAATCCAACCCTCAATTGGTCCTCTCCTTCAAACACCTTCTCCGTCGGCTTCTCCCAGCTCGGCCCCACCTCCTATGTCGCCGCCATCTCTTACTCTGGGGGACTCCCCATTTGGACCGCCGGCACAGTTGATCTCGGCGGAGCCCTCCGATTTATTTCCAATGGTAATCTCAGACTCGTCAATGGCTCTGGCGCCACTGTTTGGGAGTCCAGTACCGGAGGCCTTGGCGTCTCCTACGCCTCAATCGACGACTCCGGCAACCTCGTTCTCGTTAGAAACGACAGCGTCCCTGTTTGGTCTTCCTTCCAGTACCCGACTGACACTATTGTGCCGTCTCAGAACTTCACCGTCAATCACACTCTGAAATCGGGTCAGTACTCTTTTCGGCTACTAAGCTCGGGTAACCTCTCACTTCGCTGGAACAATACAGTTCTTTACTGGAATCAAGGATTGAATTCTTCAGTCAGGTCGAATTTAACTTCCCCGACTTTGGAATTGCAACCCAATGGAATTCTCTCCCTCTTTGACTTAACATCAACAAACAAGTACAATTTCGCTTTCAGTAGTGACTACGGCGAAGGTAGCAGTAGCATGTTGAGATTCTTGAAGCTAGATAATGATGGGAATTTAAGGATTTATAGCTCTGCTAGTGGTAGTGGCATCAAAACAGTGAGATGGTCAGCTGTCGTTGATCAGTGTAGAGTTTTTGGGTTCTGTGGGAACATGGGTGTGTGTAGTTACAATTCGTCGAGCCCGATTTGTGGGTGTCCGAGTGAGAATTTTGAACCTATTGATCCCAAAGATAGCAAAAAAGGTTGCAAGAGGAAGGTGGGAATTGAGGATTGTTCAGGGAGTGCTACAATGCTGAATTTGGAGCATGCTGAATTCTTGACCTTTCCACCTGACCGACCTTCACAGGTGTTCACTTTGGGGATCTCGGCTTGTAGTTCGAATTGCTTGGGGAGTGCCAGTTGTGATGCTTCAACTTCATTGTCTGATGGAAGTGGAGTATGTTACATGAAGACCCCTGGTTTTGTAAGTGGATACAAGAGCGCTGCACTTCCTAGTACTTCCTATGTGAAGGTTTGTTCCCCGGCTCAACCATACCCTGCGCTTAATGTCGAGGCAGTGGGGGAGAGGAAATGTTGGAGGCGGCCTTTCGGGATTCTCAGTGTGGTCATGCTATTGGTTTTGATTGCCTTGGCGGGTGGTTTGTTTTGGCGGTGTTGGAGAAATCGGACTGACATTGGGGGATTGTCTGCTCAATATGAGCTTCTTGAGTATGCCTCTGGCGCGCCAGTGAGGTTCTCTTATAAGGAGCTGAAGCAGTCCACAAAGGGATTCAACGAGAAGCTTGGAGCTGGAGGGTTTGGAGCTGTTTATAAAGGGGTTCTTGCAAATAGAAGTGTTGTTGCTGTGAAGCAACTTGAAGGGATTGAGCAAGGTGAGAGACAGTTTAGGATTGAGGTTGCAACCATAAGTAGCACACACCATTTAAATTTGGTGAGATTGATTGGTTTTTGCGTGGAGGGTCGTTACAGGCTTTTAGTATATGAATTCATGAAAAATGGGTCTCTAGATAGCTTCCTATTTACGACAGAAGAGCAGTCGGGAAAATTACTGAACTGGGAGTATAGGTTTAAAGTTGCCCTTGGTACTGCTAGGGGAATCACTTATCTGCATGAAGAGTGTCGAGACTGCATTGTTCACTGTGATATTAAGCCAGAAAACATTCTGTTGGATGAGAATTACAATGCCAAAGTATCAGATTTCGGTCTTGCTAAGCTCCTAAATCCAAAAGATCATAGGCATGGCTTAACGAGTGTGAGAGGGACCAGAGGGTACTTGGCACCTGAATGGCTTGCAAATCTACCAATAACTTCTAAATCTGATGTTTATAGCTATGGAATGGTTTTATTAGAGATAGTTAGTGGGAGAAGAAATTTCGAAGTGTCAACAGAAACAAACGGGAAAAAGTTCTCTGTCTGGGCTTATGAGAACTTTGAGAAGGGTAATGTGCTGAGTATTATTGACAGAAGGCTAGCTGATCAAGACATGGATATGCAGCAAGTGATGAGGGTTGTTCAGGTAAGCTTTTGGTGCATCCAGGAGCAACCATCTCAGAGGCCAATGATGGGGAAGGTAGTGCAGATGCTAGAGGGAATTACTGAGGTGGAAACACCACCAGCTCCATCTCTTTTTAGTCAAGGGTTTATGACTGGAAATAGTGTCGGTGCGAGCAGCGATTTTAGTACACCCTCCATGACCATCACTTCCTTCCCACCTATGTCTTCCCATTCAGCATTAGAAAATGCAGGAGGTTTGCATAATGCTCCAGAGACGAATTTAGAGAGGGCATCTTCATCACTACTAAGATCTGATCCCTAG